A genomic segment from Glycine max cultivar Williams 82 chromosome 1, Glycine_max_v4.0, whole genome shotgun sequence encodes:
- the LOC100784130 gene encoding uncharacterized protein isoform X2 has protein sequence MSSDSAKENASVVDSSVTEGRNDIGNSDDPGYKFNENINTTRADKGGHSHGQIGHPTGIGVEKWHNIKYFIIKSLNHQNIHLSIEKGIWATQIMNEPILEEAFHNSGSVILIFSVNMSGSFQGYAQMMSSIGRGRDNVWSEGTGKSNPWGRSFKVKWMCLNDLPFHKTLHLKNPLNDYKPVKISRDCQELSPDIGLALCELLDGKNYTDCLPTSLSRDEFSLKGLYANTPSSMGDEDCNFPPLHTSWSMPLPYSALFYQNQPEVNNYHSTNQRISGTMFTEILPTTSESSQVSGIKRSKDVASQSDFWGLSSESPLASTLTEDDFLDMSYEEYLEVHSRCKKQLRTSATKPSWKQLELLRSNSHDDDRNTEDGVDRDRSNSHGRIHQSSLPWI, from the exons ATGTCTTCTGATAGTGCAAAGGAAAATGCATCAGTAGTTGATTCATCAGTCACTGAAGGGAGGAATGACATTGGAAATTCAGATGATCCAG GTTACAAGTTTAATGAAAACATTAATACAACTAGGGCAGATAAAGGGGGACATTCTCATGGTCAGATAGGGCATCCTACAGGAATTGGAGTGGAAAAATGGCACAATATAAAATACTTTATCATTAAGAGTTTGAACCATCAAAACATCCATTTGTCAATTGAGAAAGGAATTTGGGCTACTCAAATCATGAATGAACCGATTCTAGAAGAAGCTTTTCAT AATTCAGGCAGTGTAATCCTTATATTTAGTGTCAACATGAGTGGTTCCTTCCAAGGGTATGCACAAATGATGTCCTCCATTGGAAGGGGGAGAGACAATGTTTGGAGTGAGGGAACTGGTAAAAGTAATCCTTGGGGTCGCAGTTTTAAGGTCAAATGGATGTGTTTGAATGATTTGCCTTTCCACAAGACACTGCATCTCAAGAATCCGTTGAATGACTATAAGCCTGTCAAAATTAGCAGAGATTGCCag GAGTTATCTCCAGACATTGGTCTAGCTCTTTGTGAACTTCTTGATGGTAAGAATTATACAGATTGCCTGCCGACCAG TTTATCAAGGGATGAATTTTCTTTGAAAGGGCTTTATGCGAATACTCCAAGTTCAATGGGAGATGAAGACTGTAACTTTCCTCCACTGCATACATCGTGGTCAATGCCCTTGCCTTATTCTGCCTTGTTTTACCAAAATCAACCAGAAGTAAATAACTATCATTCAACAAACCAGAGAATCAGTGGGACAATGTTCACTGAAATATTGCCAACCACTTCTGAGTCATCACAAGTGTCAGGGATTAAACGTTCTAAGGATGTGGCTTCTCAATCTGATTTTTGGGGTCTATCTTCTGAAAGCCCTTTAGCTAGTACCCTAACTGAGGATGATTTTCTTGACATG TCCTATGAAGAATACCTGGAGGTCCATAGCAGATGCAAGAAACAGTTACGTACCAGT GCAACTAAACCATCTTGGAAACAACTGGAATTGTTGAGAAGTAATTCCCATGATGATGATAG GAATACAGAAGATGGGGTTGATAGAGACAGGAGCAACTCTCATGGGAGGATACATCAGTCATCTTTGCCATGGATATAA
- the LOC100784130 gene encoding uncharacterized protein isoform X1: protein MSSDSAKENASVVDSSVTEGRNDIGNSDDPESSGYKFNENINTTRADKGGHSHGQIGHPTGIGVEKWHNIKYFIIKSLNHQNIHLSIEKGIWATQIMNEPILEEAFHNSGSVILIFSVNMSGSFQGYAQMMSSIGRGRDNVWSEGTGKSNPWGRSFKVKWMCLNDLPFHKTLHLKNPLNDYKPVKISRDCQELSPDIGLALCELLDGKNYTDCLPTSLSRDEFSLKGLYANTPSSMGDEDCNFPPLHTSWSMPLPYSALFYQNQPEVNNYHSTNQRISGTMFTEILPTTSESSQVSGIKRSKDVASQSDFWGLSSESPLASTLTEDDFLDMSYEEYLEVHSRCKKQLRTSATKPSWKQLELLRSNSHDDDRNTEDGVDRDRSNSHGRIHQSSLPWI from the exons ATGTCTTCTGATAGTGCAAAGGAAAATGCATCAGTAGTTGATTCATCAGTCACTGAAGGGAGGAATGACATTGGAAATTCAGATGATCCAG AGAGCTCAGGTTACAAGTTTAATGAAAACATTAATACAACTAGGGCAGATAAAGGGGGACATTCTCATGGTCAGATAGGGCATCCTACAGGAATTGGAGTGGAAAAATGGCACAATATAAAATACTTTATCATTAAGAGTTTGAACCATCAAAACATCCATTTGTCAATTGAGAAAGGAATTTGGGCTACTCAAATCATGAATGAACCGATTCTAGAAGAAGCTTTTCAT AATTCAGGCAGTGTAATCCTTATATTTAGTGTCAACATGAGTGGTTCCTTCCAAGGGTATGCACAAATGATGTCCTCCATTGGAAGGGGGAGAGACAATGTTTGGAGTGAGGGAACTGGTAAAAGTAATCCTTGGGGTCGCAGTTTTAAGGTCAAATGGATGTGTTTGAATGATTTGCCTTTCCACAAGACACTGCATCTCAAGAATCCGTTGAATGACTATAAGCCTGTCAAAATTAGCAGAGATTGCCag GAGTTATCTCCAGACATTGGTCTAGCTCTTTGTGAACTTCTTGATGGTAAGAATTATACAGATTGCCTGCCGACCAG TTTATCAAGGGATGAATTTTCTTTGAAAGGGCTTTATGCGAATACTCCAAGTTCAATGGGAGATGAAGACTGTAACTTTCCTCCACTGCATACATCGTGGTCAATGCCCTTGCCTTATTCTGCCTTGTTTTACCAAAATCAACCAGAAGTAAATAACTATCATTCAACAAACCAGAGAATCAGTGGGACAATGTTCACTGAAATATTGCCAACCACTTCTGAGTCATCACAAGTGTCAGGGATTAAACGTTCTAAGGATGTGGCTTCTCAATCTGATTTTTGGGGTCTATCTTCTGAAAGCCCTTTAGCTAGTACCCTAACTGAGGATGATTTTCTTGACATG TCCTATGAAGAATACCTGGAGGTCCATAGCAGATGCAAGAAACAGTTACGTACCAGT GCAACTAAACCATCTTGGAAACAACTGGAATTGTTGAGAAGTAATTCCCATGATGATGATAG GAATACAGAAGATGGGGTTGATAGAGACAGGAGCAACTCTCATGGGAGGATACATCAGTCATCTTTGCCATGGATATAA
- the LOC100784130 gene encoding 30-kDa cleavage and polyadenylation specificity factor 30 isoform X3, producing MSSDSAKENASVVDSSVTEGRNDIGNSDDPESSGYKFNENINTTRADKGGHSHGQIGHPTGIGVEKWHNIKYFIIKSLNHQNIHLSIEKGIWATQIMNEPILEEAFHNSGSVILIFSVNMSGSFQGYAQMMSSIGRGRDNVWSEGTGKSNPWGRSFKVKWMCLNDLPFHKTLHLKNPLNDYKPVKISRDCQELSPDIGLALCELLDGKNYTDCLPTSLSRDEFSLKGLYANTPSSMGDEDCNFPPLHTSWSMPLPYSALFYQNQPEVNNYHSTNQRISGTMFTEILPTTSESSQVSGIKRSKDVASQSDFWGLSSESPLASTLTEDDFLDMSYEEYLEVHSRCKKQQLNHLGNNWNC from the exons ATGTCTTCTGATAGTGCAAAGGAAAATGCATCAGTAGTTGATTCATCAGTCACTGAAGGGAGGAATGACATTGGAAATTCAGATGATCCAG AGAGCTCAGGTTACAAGTTTAATGAAAACATTAATACAACTAGGGCAGATAAAGGGGGACATTCTCATGGTCAGATAGGGCATCCTACAGGAATTGGAGTGGAAAAATGGCACAATATAAAATACTTTATCATTAAGAGTTTGAACCATCAAAACATCCATTTGTCAATTGAGAAAGGAATTTGGGCTACTCAAATCATGAATGAACCGATTCTAGAAGAAGCTTTTCAT AATTCAGGCAGTGTAATCCTTATATTTAGTGTCAACATGAGTGGTTCCTTCCAAGGGTATGCACAAATGATGTCCTCCATTGGAAGGGGGAGAGACAATGTTTGGAGTGAGGGAACTGGTAAAAGTAATCCTTGGGGTCGCAGTTTTAAGGTCAAATGGATGTGTTTGAATGATTTGCCTTTCCACAAGACACTGCATCTCAAGAATCCGTTGAATGACTATAAGCCTGTCAAAATTAGCAGAGATTGCCag GAGTTATCTCCAGACATTGGTCTAGCTCTTTGTGAACTTCTTGATGGTAAGAATTATACAGATTGCCTGCCGACCAG TTTATCAAGGGATGAATTTTCTTTGAAAGGGCTTTATGCGAATACTCCAAGTTCAATGGGAGATGAAGACTGTAACTTTCCTCCACTGCATACATCGTGGTCAATGCCCTTGCCTTATTCTGCCTTGTTTTACCAAAATCAACCAGAAGTAAATAACTATCATTCAACAAACCAGAGAATCAGTGGGACAATGTTCACTGAAATATTGCCAACCACTTCTGAGTCATCACAAGTGTCAGGGATTAAACGTTCTAAGGATGTGGCTTCTCAATCTGATTTTTGGGGTCTATCTTCTGAAAGCCCTTTAGCTAGTACCCTAACTGAGGATGATTTTCTTGACATG TCCTATGAAGAATACCTGGAGGTCCATAGCAGATGCAAGAAACA GCAACTAAACCATCTTGGAAACAACTGGAATTGTTGA